In Persicimonas caeni, a single window of DNA contains:
- a CDS encoding tetratricopeptide repeat protein: MRILVAALLLAATGCQTPYETGLSRYAQGQYTEAKQHAQEGLRQEPDDPELNLLMAQTLVAQEEYRRAEPYAVKAFESGEDPSEAGRTLGKIHWELGRPIKAVTAWKAAREDDPESVGDTDFQRALEAAIATAMTLQQFEDALDLRQQLAEIDPEHPEVKQEALRVNRERLAQAYQRNGEYEEAVEIYAELSEAFPDRSTYAMARGRLLLQLERYDKAIEAFEAYVAGADEAARADRMLEVARRAERTKARKVSVHFYDAALEAMAGQASFRRAKLNLTLAALYFDQEEVDKAKEHIDRYLGDMTQLRGLPLSAEVYITAADTAADNGQHSYAIDLLEQALEKAPPSWNLASKLAALYARRARSGEMERVLKTYVERAGGTSDAKLQVARWALNRRNYELAQHFFERAVEHDDVEAGTWLELARVYSTVGQIDKLETALKTYIKNYEHDRYELLDAASMYQKHRLYEAAEEVLLDARKDDPKSLVVVDRLSQLYNEWGKPSKVHDYYEKWIQARGGTAEDYQLVGERFSRQARPNEALPYLEKAAKKGSHHAWLQMADVYSRQRRDIDMKQALEKYLEAAPNTASTLSSVLSRYRSAGMNTEAIDILEQLIALEPGVLSHYQRLSRFYFEQGREQDAVDLWTKYLEQSDRPMETLETISEWFQRRSQPQWILTIYRRLLENGEADPHLYRLVGDTYLTMAQRRGRYMGSQQQVSLSDPKKQARRFYELYLEKASPSRTELIDFASSMSQQKMWDIAARVYAKLTEGEVGGSQLWLKYGGVLLNLGRAEEAEKLFATYYEERGKNVEDARVVADALFDANRYDSAEPYLQKMFASERPNYVQGAFRRLAELYRATERSDKIDSLITTFLQRAQNPTKARQEVLAVLQDAGMYAKAAEQIERIRAFQGDVMGFQLAENLYRAGKFDKAQAAFATYANDNAYPGDAWVTVGDFYARHGSGELAGKAYDKAVTAAADNAKTHQARGQFLILQGKVEEGRKALDLARKKMAPVQREDAYELEVKTLLEAGRYAEGRDLAEEALKTAGRHKDYFQRVVFDYALVTQPREKAQRTIQELIKSSVNLRDKVDMLARNGFREAAAKLLEDEVTKGDYYTASRIIQERSDLLTTLGGFERLEKAMKPMIERPHEGARQQAQIGEYLISQGEYQKGIPYLRSAIAKGQIDFRASLAHAYAAMGYHQEAVRVYQKLLETVGTADLTSTLRQIGAQYEVHGQQEQYLRLLRLLMSDGRYTADAAPLLAELLAERGRLDEAANVIYETTSQSQPERDAEASIKLVVDAGRDEDIDTVVRTLEALAGEGYVEEARGFISQLSGELREDSRVQELGLKLAVARSKESAADEAKAAVADFGLSQEDNDRRLQIAELVQRHGLYDLADELARKGLENPDRSVHARTATFLLRNAVAANDEQRIDELAKLYVEDAQDKVSAKAALAEQFRQLGLDDRAVATAVSLANSMPTRQNVSAALLIAQAAGDKEQLEAMADLYMRVGREPLSYIHSLITRWKGQQASELTRPILNHYESVYPVVYDMRMNDIVVAYRAGDVEAAREKLDEALEFVAYDPYAVYRLAWHLNRAGLFVETARYLAPKLDGRTVAPQTHLLLGLASRELDFTEEADKSFSAYMEASSDEAVAATNVAQELLERKFTDDALRYADLAVQKSPERPEPFFFRGAARLRKGETKAAKRDLDKSIGAGVNRTYGLYHAAYNALKAGEDAVATGYLEQLAKTPSPRDPETPLRLVIQCFVDAERAEAGINFVEERFPMLAAGTGILGEALVPQMSGLYEAAGDHERAYELYESALDEFLVKSPTHQSVAVYMNNLAYTFSTTNAQLERGFDYVRRAIATGRGRNPSYLDTLGWLHYRNGDLGQAETYVRRSLRTANGGQSELTELVEHLAEIERAQGNDREALWLEVSLEDFK; the protein is encoded by the coding sequence TTGCGCATTTTGGTCGCAGCTTTGCTGCTGGCGGCCACCGGTTGTCAGACGCCCTACGAGACCGGTCTGTCTCGGTACGCCCAGGGCCAATACACCGAGGCGAAACAGCACGCCCAGGAGGGGCTTCGCCAGGAGCCCGACGACCCCGAGCTCAACCTGCTCATGGCGCAAACTCTGGTCGCCCAGGAAGAGTACCGCAGAGCCGAGCCCTACGCGGTCAAGGCGTTCGAGTCCGGCGAGGACCCGAGCGAGGCCGGGCGCACCCTCGGCAAGATTCACTGGGAGCTGGGGCGTCCGATCAAGGCGGTCACCGCGTGGAAGGCGGCGCGCGAAGATGATCCGGAGAGTGTCGGCGACACCGACTTCCAACGCGCGCTCGAGGCTGCGATCGCCACGGCGATGACGCTGCAGCAATTCGAGGACGCGCTCGACCTGCGCCAGCAGCTCGCCGAAATCGACCCGGAGCATCCCGAGGTCAAGCAAGAGGCGCTGCGCGTCAACCGCGAGCGCCTCGCTCAGGCCTACCAACGAAACGGCGAGTACGAGGAAGCGGTCGAGATCTACGCCGAGTTGAGCGAGGCGTTTCCCGACCGCAGCACCTATGCGATGGCCCGCGGCCGCCTGCTGCTCCAGCTCGAACGCTACGACAAAGCCATTGAGGCCTTCGAAGCGTACGTGGCCGGCGCCGACGAGGCCGCCCGTGCCGATCGCATGCTCGAGGTGGCGCGCCGCGCCGAGCGCACGAAGGCCCGTAAGGTCTCGGTGCACTTCTACGACGCCGCGCTCGAGGCGATGGCCGGCCAGGCGAGTTTTCGGCGCGCTAAGCTCAACCTGACACTGGCGGCGCTGTACTTCGACCAAGAAGAGGTCGACAAGGCCAAGGAGCATATCGACCGGTACCTGGGCGACATGACCCAGCTTCGCGGTCTGCCGCTGAGCGCCGAGGTCTATATCACCGCCGCCGACACCGCGGCGGACAACGGCCAACATTCCTACGCCATCGACCTGTTGGAGCAGGCCCTCGAAAAGGCGCCACCAAGTTGGAATCTTGCGAGCAAGCTCGCCGCGCTCTACGCGCGCCGGGCACGCTCCGGAGAGATGGAGCGCGTGCTCAAGACCTACGTGGAGCGCGCCGGCGGCACCTCCGACGCCAAGCTCCAGGTAGCCCGCTGGGCCCTCAACCGGCGTAATTACGAGCTCGCGCAGCACTTCTTCGAGCGGGCCGTCGAACACGACGACGTCGAGGCCGGCACCTGGCTGGAGTTGGCGCGCGTCTATTCGACCGTCGGCCAGATCGACAAGCTCGAGACGGCGCTCAAGACCTACATCAAGAACTACGAGCACGACCGCTACGAGTTGTTGGACGCCGCGTCGATGTACCAGAAGCACCGCCTTTACGAGGCAGCCGAGGAGGTGCTCCTCGATGCTCGCAAAGACGACCCCAAGAGCCTGGTCGTGGTCGACCGGCTCTCGCAGCTCTACAACGAGTGGGGAAAGCCGAGCAAAGTCCACGACTACTATGAAAAGTGGATTCAAGCGCGCGGCGGCACCGCCGAGGACTACCAACTCGTCGGCGAGCGCTTCTCGCGCCAGGCGCGGCCCAACGAGGCCCTGCCCTACTTGGAGAAGGCTGCCAAGAAAGGCTCACATCACGCTTGGCTGCAGATGGCTGACGTCTACAGCCGTCAGCGCCGCGACATCGACATGAAGCAGGCGCTCGAGAAGTATCTCGAGGCGGCTCCGAACACCGCCTCCACCCTGAGCTCGGTGCTCTCGCGGTATCGCAGCGCGGGCATGAACACCGAGGCCATCGATATCCTCGAGCAGCTCATCGCGCTCGAGCCGGGCGTACTGTCGCACTACCAGCGGCTGAGCCGCTTTTACTTCGAGCAAGGACGCGAGCAGGACGCCGTCGACCTGTGGACGAAGTACCTCGAGCAGTCCGACCGCCCCATGGAGACCCTCGAGACGATCTCTGAGTGGTTCCAGCGTCGCAGCCAGCCCCAGTGGATTCTGACGATCTATCGGCGCCTGCTCGAGAACGGCGAAGCCGACCCTCACTTGTACCGTCTGGTGGGCGACACCTATCTGACGATGGCGCAGCGCCGCGGACGCTATATGGGGAGCCAGCAGCAAGTGTCGCTGAGTGACCCGAAAAAGCAGGCCCGTCGCTTCTACGAGCTCTACCTCGAAAAAGCCTCGCCCAGCCGCACTGAACTCATCGACTTCGCCTCGTCGATGAGCCAGCAGAAGATGTGGGACATTGCCGCGCGCGTCTACGCCAAGCTCACCGAGGGTGAAGTCGGCGGAAGCCAACTCTGGCTCAAGTACGGCGGCGTGCTGTTGAACCTCGGCCGTGCCGAAGAAGCCGAGAAGCTCTTCGCGACCTATTACGAGGAGCGAGGTAAGAACGTCGAGGACGCGCGCGTCGTCGCCGATGCACTCTTCGACGCCAATCGCTACGACTCCGCCGAGCCGTACCTGCAAAAGATGTTCGCCTCCGAGCGGCCCAACTACGTGCAGGGCGCGTTCCGCCGGCTCGCCGAGTTGTATCGGGCGACCGAGCGCTCCGACAAAATCGACTCGCTGATCACCACCTTTCTCCAGCGCGCCCAGAACCCGACCAAGGCGCGCCAAGAGGTGTTGGCGGTGCTCCAAGACGCGGGCATGTACGCCAAGGCCGCCGAGCAGATCGAGCGCATCCGCGCCTTCCAGGGCGACGTGATGGGCTTCCAATTGGCCGAGAACCTCTATCGCGCCGGCAAATTCGACAAAGCGCAGGCAGCGTTCGCGACCTATGCCAACGACAATGCCTATCCGGGCGACGCCTGGGTCACGGTCGGTGATTTCTACGCGCGCCACGGCTCGGGCGAGCTCGCCGGTAAAGCCTATGACAAGGCGGTCACCGCTGCGGCGGACAACGCCAAGACGCATCAGGCCCGCGGCCAATTCTTGATTTTGCAGGGCAAGGTGGAAGAGGGTCGAAAGGCCCTCGATCTCGCGCGAAAGAAGATGGCACCGGTCCAACGTGAGGACGCCTATGAGCTCGAGGTCAAGACGCTGCTGGAGGCGGGACGCTACGCCGAAGGCCGCGACCTCGCCGAGGAGGCGCTCAAGACCGCCGGCCGGCACAAGGACTACTTTCAGCGAGTCGTCTTCGACTACGCGCTGGTGACCCAGCCACGCGAAAAGGCCCAGCGCACGATCCAAGAGCTCATCAAGTCGAGCGTGAACCTGCGCGACAAGGTGGACATGCTCGCGCGCAACGGGTTCCGCGAGGCGGCCGCCAAGCTCCTCGAGGACGAGGTCACCAAGGGCGACTACTACACCGCCAGCCGCATCATCCAGGAGCGCAGCGACCTGCTGACCACTCTGGGCGGCTTCGAGCGGCTCGAAAAGGCGATGAAGCCGATGATCGAGCGCCCGCACGAGGGCGCCAGGCAGCAGGCCCAGATCGGCGAGTATCTCATCAGCCAGGGCGAGTACCAGAAAGGCATCCCCTACCTGCGCTCGGCCATCGCCAAGGGCCAGATCGACTTTCGAGCGAGCCTGGCGCACGCCTACGCGGCGATGGGCTACCATCAGGAGGCCGTCCGGGTTTACCAGAAGCTGCTCGAGACGGTGGGCACAGCCGACCTGACCTCGACGCTGCGCCAAATCGGCGCGCAATACGAGGTGCACGGCCAGCAAGAGCAATACCTTCGCCTGCTTCGTCTCTTGATGAGCGACGGGCGCTATACCGCCGACGCTGCCCCGCTGTTGGCCGAGTTGCTCGCCGAGCGCGGCCGCCTCGACGAGGCCGCCAACGTCATCTACGAGACGACTTCGCAGTCGCAACCCGAACGCGACGCAGAGGCTTCGATCAAACTCGTCGTCGACGCCGGCCGCGACGAGGACATCGACACGGTCGTGCGCACTCTCGAAGCCCTCGCCGGCGAAGGATATGTCGAAGAAGCGCGGGGATTCATCAGTCAGCTCTCCGGCGAGCTACGCGAAGACTCGCGGGTCCAAGAGTTGGGGCTCAAGCTGGCCGTCGCCCGCTCGAAGGAGAGCGCGGCCGACGAGGCGAAGGCGGCGGTGGCCGATTTCGGCCTGTCTCAAGAGGACAACGACCGACGCCTGCAGATCGCCGAGCTGGTCCAGCGCCACGGGCTGTACGACCTGGCTGACGAACTCGCGCGCAAGGGACTCGAGAACCCCGACCGCTCGGTGCACGCACGCACGGCGACCTTCTTGCTCAGAAATGCCGTCGCCGCCAACGACGAGCAGCGCATCGACGAGTTGGCCAAGTTGTACGTCGAGGACGCTCAGGACAAAGTTTCCGCCAAGGCGGCGCTCGCCGAACAGTTCCGACAGCTCGGCCTCGACGACCGCGCCGTGGCCACGGCCGTATCACTGGCCAACTCGATGCCCACGCGCCAGAACGTCTCCGCCGCCCTGCTCATCGCGCAAGCAGCGGGCGACAAGGAGCAGCTCGAAGCGATGGCCGACCTCTATATGCGCGTCGGGCGCGAGCCTCTCAGCTACATTCACAGTCTGATCACGCGCTGGAAGGGCCAGCAGGCCTCCGAGCTCACGCGCCCCATCTTGAACCACTATGAGTCGGTCTATCCGGTGGTTTATGACATGCGCATGAACGACATTGTGGTGGCCTACCGAGCCGGCGACGTCGAAGCGGCGCGCGAGAAGCTCGACGAGGCGCTCGAATTCGTCGCTTACGATCCGTATGCAGTGTACCGGTTGGCCTGGCATCTCAACCGCGCCGGGCTATTCGTGGAGACGGCCCGTTACCTCGCCCCGAAGCTCGACGGTCGCACCGTCGCGCCGCAGACCCATCTGCTGCTCGGCCTGGCGAGTCGCGAGCTCGACTTCACCGAGGAGGCGGACAAGAGCTTTAGCGCGTACATGGAGGCGAGCTCCGACGAAGCGGTCGCCGCTACGAACGTCGCCCAGGAATTGCTCGAGCGTAAGTTCACCGACGACGCGCTTCGCTACGCCGACCTGGCGGTCCAGAAATCGCCGGAGCGCCCCGAACCGTTCTTCTTCCGAGGCGCCGCACGACTGCGCAAAGGCGAAACAAAGGCGGCCAAACGCGACCTCGACAAGTCCATCGGAGCCGGCGTCAACCGCACCTACGGGCTGTACCACGCCGCCTACAACGCCCTGAAGGCCGGCGAAGATGCCGTGGCCACCGGGTACCTGGAGCAGCTCGCCAAGACGCCGTCGCCGCGCGATCCCGAGACTCCGCTGCGCCTGGTCATCCAATGCTTTGTCGACGCCGAGCGCGCCGAGGCAGGCATCAATTTCGTCGAAGAGCGATTCCCGATGCTCGCCGCCGGTACCGGCATCTTGGGCGAAGCCCTGGTACCGCAGATGTCCGGCCTCTACGAAGCCGCCGGCGACCACGAGCGTGCTTATGAGCTCTACGAGTCAGCGCTCGACGAGTTCCTGGTCAAAAGCCCCACCCACCAGTCGGTGGCGGTCTACATGAACAATCTGGCCTACACCTTCTCGACGACCAACGCCCAGCTCGAGCGCGGCTTCGACTACGTGCGCCGGGCCATCGCGACCGGGCGCGGGCGCAATCCGAGCTACCTCGACACGCTCGGCTGGCTCCATTACCGAAACGGTGACCTCGGCCAGGCCGAAACCTACGTGCGACGCTCGCTTCGGACCGCCAACGGCGGACAGAGCGAACTGACCGAGCTCGTCGAGCACCTCGCCGAGATCGAGCGCGCGCAGGGCAACGACCGTGAGGCGTTGTGGTTGGAGGTATCGTTGGAGGATTTCAAATAA
- a CDS encoding DUF421 domain-containing protein — MDWFHTLIGQSSSTIEWWQMTIRAMLVLVFAVAYIRIGGARMFGKHTVLDIVLGVVLGSNFSRALTGNAPFIPTMIASAALVAAHYGLARVARHVQIVENLVKGRRTKLGHDGELFADKMRETGVSEEDIEEAMRSYATEPDFSKIKEAYLERSGAITIIMYEDEEEEAEDEEQEQEH, encoded by the coding sequence ATGGACTGGTTTCACACGCTCATCGGCCAAAGCTCGTCGACCATCGAATGGTGGCAGATGACCATCCGCGCCATGCTCGTCTTGGTCTTTGCGGTGGCTTATATCCGCATCGGCGGCGCGCGCATGTTTGGCAAGCATACGGTGCTCGACATTGTGTTGGGCGTGGTCCTGGGGTCGAACTTCAGTCGCGCGCTGACCGGCAACGCCCCGTTCATCCCCACGATGATCGCATCGGCCGCGCTTGTGGCTGCCCACTACGGCTTGGCCCGCGTGGCGCGTCACGTCCAGATCGTCGAGAACCTCGTCAAAGGCCGACGCACCAAATTGGGACATGACGGCGAACTCTTTGCCGACAAGATGCGCGAGACGGGGGTGAGTGAAGAGGACATCGAGGAGGCGATGCGCTCGTACGCCACCGAGCCCGACTTCAGCAAGATTAAAGAAGCCTACCTGGAGCGAAGCGGCGCGATCACGATCATCATGTACGAAGACGAGGAAGAAGAGGCAGAAGACGAAGAGCAGGAGCAAGAGCATTAA
- a CDS encoding rhodanese-like domain-containing protein, with protein MARLMSSTELKERMDGDEEFILVDVNAPEDFIKEHIPGARNIPLSNLAEQVKQELSKNQRIVVYGKNHDDESSNRASDVLEGMGYRKVADFDGGIYAWKRAGFLTEGEEAEILG; from the coding sequence ATGGCAAGATTGATGTCGAGTACTGAGTTGAAAGAGCGCATGGACGGCGACGAGGAGTTTATCCTGGTCGACGTGAACGCACCGGAAGATTTCATCAAAGAGCACATTCCGGGTGCGCGCAACATCCCCCTGTCCAACCTGGCTGAGCAGGTCAAGCAGGAGCTTAGCAAGAACCAGCGCATCGTCGTCTACGGCAAGAACCACGACGACGAGTCTTCCAACCGTGCTTCCGACGTTCTCGAAGGCATGGGCTACCGCAAAGTGGCCGACTTCGACGGCGGAATCTACGCCTGGAAGCGTGCCGGCTTTCTGACGGAAGGCGAAGAGGCTGAGATTCTCGGCTAA
- a CDS encoding serine/threonine protein kinase, with product MAASREHRQRLYEQMVGQNIAGRFEITSLLGFGGMGAVYQAVQRNMQRDVALKVIPSHDPTTSARFKREALTISKLHHPNTVTVFDYGETDQGLLFLAMEMLSGQTLSDLIEQHGPMSPNQAVHIASQVCRSLNEAHQSDIVHRDIKPDNIFLIEVDNDPNFVKVLDFGIAKIVRGEDNVELTGTGRIIGTPKYMSPEQILAEPVDHRSDIYSLACIVFEMLCGSPPFQDSSTTKLMLAHAHQAPPTFSERLPNQALSRIPGPLEQVVRRALSKSPAQRQPSIDAFREELQEALEATDHELRISELTAQTQTGQSPTQMHPAATATATGANDALTDSSDLLAQHSSQTLSKLKPPTSGHQSAPTAVNESEDTSGSSLKAPLVALGVVLLLLGGLGAYMAFGPKQEDAGQAEQADAAEAGAQVAAAETQQPEMHFEEATAGAEKEAEPATVKIEVVTEPGSAHVFDEGVLVGKTPLKLDVEPGTTLAYEFERPGFLPQKATFTVEANDPSPRFEVILEKKREKTQPRRPERTRVSTKPPKKDKKTAAKPDESAEADKEQEKDVRPNVFKLEDDKPNANVEMLDD from the coding sequence ATGGCAGCTTCCCGCGAACATCGCCAGCGGCTCTACGAGCAAATGGTCGGCCAGAATATCGCCGGCCGATTCGAGATCACCAGCCTGCTCGGCTTTGGTGGCATGGGAGCGGTCTATCAAGCCGTGCAGCGCAATATGCAGCGCGACGTGGCGCTCAAAGTCATCCCTTCTCACGACCCGACCACCAGCGCGCGCTTCAAGCGCGAGGCGCTGACCATCAGCAAGCTGCACCACCCCAACACGGTCACCGTCTTCGATTACGGTGAGACCGACCAGGGGCTGTTGTTTTTGGCCATGGAGATGCTCTCGGGCCAGACGCTGTCCGACCTGATCGAGCAGCACGGGCCGATGTCGCCCAACCAGGCGGTTCATATCGCCTCGCAGGTGTGCCGTTCGCTCAACGAGGCGCACCAGAGCGATATCGTCCACCGCGACATCAAGCCGGACAACATCTTTCTGATCGAGGTCGACAACGACCCCAACTTCGTCAAAGTGCTCGATTTTGGCATCGCCAAGATCGTGCGCGGCGAGGATAACGTCGAGCTGACGGGCACCGGTCGCATCATCGGCACGCCCAAATATATGTCGCCCGAGCAGATTCTGGCCGAGCCGGTCGACCATCGAAGCGACATTTACAGCCTGGCGTGCATCGTCTTCGAGATGCTGTGCGGCAGTCCGCCTTTCCAAGACAGCAGCACCACCAAGCTGATGCTCGCCCACGCCCACCAGGCGCCGCCGACCTTCTCGGAGCGCCTGCCCAACCAAGCACTGTCGCGCATCCCCGGGCCGCTCGAGCAGGTGGTGCGTCGCGCCTTGTCCAAATCGCCGGCGCAGCGCCAGCCATCGATCGATGCGTTCCGCGAAGAGCTCCAGGAGGCGCTCGAGGCGACCGACCACGAGTTGCGCATCTCGGAGTTGACCGCGCAGACCCAAACCGGCCAGTCGCCCACGCAGATGCACCCGGCGGCGACGGCTACCGCCACCGGAGCAAACGACGCGCTGACCGACTCGAGTGATCTGCTCGCCCAGCACTCCTCGCAGACGTTGTCCAAGCTCAAGCCGCCGACCAGCGGCCACCAGTCGGCCCCCACGGCGGTCAACGAATCGGAAGATACATCGGGTAGCTCGCTCAAGGCGCCGCTCGTGGCGCTGGGCGTCGTGCTGTTGCTTCTGGGCGGGCTGGGCGCCTACATGGCCTTTGGGCCGAAACAAGAAGACGCCGGACAAGCCGAACAAGCCGACGCTGCGGAGGCAGGAGCACAAGTCGCCGCCGCCGAGACTCAGCAGCCCGAAATGCACTTTGAGGAAGCGACGGCCGGCGCCGAGAAGGAAGCTGAGCCGGCCACGGTCAAGATCGAGGTGGTCACCGAGCCGGGCAGCGCCCACGTGTTCGACGAAGGTGTGCTGGTGGGCAAGACCCCGCTCAAGCTCGACGTCGAGCCCGGCACCACCCTGGCCTACGAATTCGAGCGCCCCGGCTTCCTGCCCCAAAAGGCGACGTTCACCGTCGAGGCCAACGATCCTTCGCCGCGCTTCGAAGTCATTCTCGAGAAGAAGCGCGAGAAAACGCAACCCCGCCGCCCCGAACGCACGCGCGTGTCGACCAAGCCTCCCAAAAAGGACAAGAAGACGGCCGCCAAGCCGGACGAGTCCGCCGAGGCCGATAAGGAGCAGGAAAAAGACGTGCGCCCCAACGTCTTCAAGCTCGAGGACGACAAACCCAACGCCAACGTCGAGATGCTCGACGATTGA
- a CDS encoding tetratricopeptide repeat protein: protein MRYAVCAMLAATVALAGTPGLVYAQQPAEMSDEERARQVEQLAAQGAQAYRSGDYAKAIELFEKAYALEPVPNLLYNIAKCHEKQEDYEQAVDFYQKFAVAPDVDSKARQAALDRVESLREIANLQKDTEKGSDQQANNGNQQNQQVEPAEPVVERDNSAAVWTMVGGGALLATGAVVGLAVAKPKADEVKTGETYAQRKAARDDAQTYALVADGLLVSGAVVTGIGLYLYFSGSESEPKQTASKAVVTPWVTSSSAGLGMSLDF from the coding sequence ATGAGATACGCCGTCTGTGCCATGCTGGCCGCCACAGTTGCCCTCGCGGGGACGCCCGGGCTCGTCTACGCCCAACAACCCGCCGAGATGAGTGACGAGGAGCGCGCCCGCCAGGTCGAGCAACTCGCCGCCCAGGGCGCCCAAGCCTACCGATCCGGCGATTACGCCAAGGCCATCGAGTTGTTCGAGAAGGCTTATGCGCTCGAGCCGGTGCCCAACCTGCTCTACAACATCGCCAAGTGCCACGAGAAACAGGAAGACTACGAGCAAGCGGTCGACTTCTATCAGAAGTTCGCCGTCGCTCCGGATGTCGACAGCAAAGCGCGCCAGGCCGCACTCGATCGGGTCGAGAGCCTGCGCGAGATTGCGAACCTGCAGAAAGATACCGAGAAGGGTTCTGACCAGCAGGCGAACAACGGCAACCAACAAAACCAACAAGTCGAGCCGGCCGAGCCGGTCGTCGAAAGGGACAACTCCGCGGCGGTCTGGACGATGGTCGGCGGCGGCGCCCTTTTGGCCACCGGAGCCGTCGTCGGACTGGCCGTGGCCAAACCGAAGGCCGACGAGGTCAAAACCGGCGAGACTTACGCTCAGCGCAAGGCCGCACGTGACGACGCGCAGACCTACGCGCTCGTCGCCGACGGCCTGTTGGTCTCCGGCGCCGTAGTCACCGGCATCGGGCTGTACTTGTACTTCTCGGGCAGCGAGTCCGAACCGAAACAGACGGCCTCCAAGGCAGTGGTTACGCCCTGGGTCACCTCCAGCTCGGCCGGATTGGGCATGAGCCTCGACTTTTGA
- a CDS encoding PKD domain-containing protein yields MRSLNWIGVAFVTLVASGAALSGCTEPKGEIAGCSSDDQCKGVRVCSPQGECVSPLALEDAGTDSGTNPGEDAGTSDAYTADASRPDADLPPEDAGEDTSTGDCNNALTAVATIESGGNSSPNAITIEPGANVTLDANASTGDISRYEWSFIDFPYASNLRHLKPNLNASGRGASFVASTLGTYVMELTVFDSANMPGCDTARVEATVATDAEIYVELVWDTPGDTDQLDGDGADMDLHYKHPDGEWGYEPLDIFWYNPTADWGIERNPRDDPELIRDDEDGAGPESIAHPQAERLKYAVGVYYYDDYGFGPSDATVRVYIDGALAHEVAGERLEGADMFYEAVTIDAATGSVSVDDKHYDGYPPTN; encoded by the coding sequence ATGAGAAGTTTGAATTGGATCGGCGTTGCTTTCGTGACCCTCGTCGCCTCGGGGGCTGCACTTTCGGGGTGCACCGAGCCCAAAGGTGAAATTGCCGGTTGCTCGAGTGATGACCAGTGCAAGGGCGTGCGTGTGTGCAGCCCTCAAGGAGAGTGTGTCTCGCCGCTCGCGCTGGAAGATGCGGGCACCGACTCGGGAACCAACCCGGGCGAAGACGCAGGCACATCCGACGCCTACACCGCGGATGCATCGAGGCCCGACGCCGACCTGCCTCCCGAAGATGCAGGAGAAGACACCTCCACAGGCGACTGCAACAATGCACTGACCGCGGTGGCCACCATCGAGAGCGGTGGCAACAGCAGTCCGAACGCGATCACCATCGAACCGGGTGCGAACGTCACCCTCGATGCGAATGCAAGCACAGGGGATATCTCTCGTTACGAATGGAGTTTCATCGACTTTCCATACGCCTCGAACCTGCGCCACCTCAAACCCAACCTCAACGCCTCCGGACGCGGCGCCTCATTTGTGGCGAGCACCCTGGGCACCTACGTGATGGAGTTGACGGTTTTCGATTCGGCGAACATGCCGGGGTGCGACACAGCTCGCGTCGAAGCGACCGTAGCGACCGATGCCGAGATCTACGTCGAATTGGTCTGGGATACGCCTGGCGACACCGACCAACTCGACGGCGACGGCGCCGACATGGACCTGCATTACAAACACCCCGACGGTGAGTGGGGCTACGAACCGCTGGACATCTTTTGGTACAACCCGACCGCCGACTGGGGCATCGAGCGAAACCCGCGCGATGATCCCGAGTTGATTCGCGACGATGAAGACGGCGCCGGCCCCGAGTCGATTGCCCACCCGCAGGCCGAGCGACTGAAATACGCCGTCGGCGTCTACTACTACGACGACTACGGCTTCGGCCCCAGTGATGCGACCGTCCGGGTCTATATCGACGGGGCGCTGGCCCACGAGGTGGCCGGTGAGCGCCTCGAAGGCGCAGACATGTTCTACGAAGCGGTCACCATCGACGCGGCCACAGGGTCCGTGAGCGTCGACGACAAGCACTACGACGGCTACCCGCCGACCAACTAA